DNA from Alnus glutinosa chromosome 2, dhAlnGlut1.1, whole genome shotgun sequence:
AGGCACAAGGCCAACAAAAATCAAGAGCTATGAGGATGCACCACAGCCGTTTGATTAACCATGTCTTCAATGGAATAATTAGAACACAAATCAAATACGGGATATTGGTGTTTTTACACATTGCAGCCGCTCACAATCTGATCTTCTATCTTTCTCTATCTCTAATCTctcggtttttttttaatatttcggTTGTGTAATACCCCGGTtcctttcttaaaaaaaataaaataaaataatggatagggAACCATAGGCTAcgatttttcaattttagttcCCTtgggtttttcttattttagggaACACTAAAAGAGTCTGTTGCAGTGgtatttttaagagtttttccaatatttaaggAAGATAATGAGATTTAGATAGTTTATTGCTAGTGCCTAGGGTTCAAGGAATGTGTAGAATTAGAGCGAAAATTTATTCAATGCAAGCAGATGGTTTGTCTAGATGTTCCCACTAGATGAAACTCAACATACTTAATGTTAAGCATTGCTGAAAAGTACCAAAGATCATTTGACCGAATGAGGGAAGAGGATACTCAGTTAGTTGTTCTTGGAATTTTTGATTAGGAAAATGCTAGGATATTTGCGAcctttttgaaaactttttatgaTGTCACATTGACCATTTCCAGTTCAAATTATGTCACCTCCAATTTAAGTTTCATGGAACTTTGTGTTATTGAAGAAACCTTAAATGAAGCGTGTTTCAATTGATCCTATCATGAAAAGCATGGgtcttaatatgaaaattaagtATGAGAAATATTGGGGAAGTCTGGATAGGATGAACTTAATGTCATATGTTGCTTTTGTTGTTGACCCGCGCTACAAAATGAAGGCTTTGATATTTTGGTTGAAGGATTGCAAAGGGCCAGAGTGGGCAAATCAAATAGAGGTAAGGGTGGTAGACCTTCTAAAACATTTGATTGAGCAATACGCTAAGTTTAATGGAGTTGCGGTGTCTTATGTTGATGGGGCTACAGGAAGTTCAAATGCTACTTCTTCCTTGAATGTTGATTCTATGTTGGATGATCCCTCAAAAAATAAGAAGGATAAATTTATTATGAGGTTCTCCACACACCTTGTGAATGAGAATGGTTTGGAGTGTAGATAGGAGGTTGATAGGTCtttgttggatgggtgtgaagcagCAACAAGTGagtttgatattttaatttggtgGAAAGTGAATGCTCCCAAATATTCTATCTTTGCAGCGATAGCCCGTGATGTATTGGCCATCCCAATTTCTACTGTTGCATCTGAGTTCGCCTTTAGCACTGGGGGACGTGTATTGGATTCCTTTAGGAGTTCATTGTCTCCATTTACCGTTGAGGCCTTGATTTGCACACAAAATTGGATCAGGAACAACCCAATTGACATTCGAGATTTGGAAGATTATGTGGAAAGCTACGATGAGCCAAGtaaatgtttataaattatatgaaacttacttttcaattttcattactTATTTATTCATTAAATCCAGCTTTCATTTATTGTAGATGGACCTCAAATTCAAGAAATGAATCATCTCAGGTTTTTTAGTAATGAAGGTTACATAACTTTTTGAATTgtcataatattttaattaaattacaattgtcattatattttacgtttaattgattttataatttgttCTTGTAGGGGTGCTGATTTAGCTTCAATGCTTCATAGTGTGCCGTAGATCCGTTGCCATCTACATCCATTCATTTACTTTTGAATTTGTAACCGTTTTATGTTTAGActtatttttgttatatatatatatatatatatatatatatatatatatatataatttgtaatgttttgttattttattttattgtgatttgtgacTCGTGAGGAATTGAGGATGGCAGATTGGCACGATGTCTACTTGCCAACTAGtagttggatttgtaatttttttttattatttatttatatttttattattgtgatttgtgagaCATTGAGAATGACATGTATTTCATgttatattgttaatttgttatcgAAATTGGAAATTTGAGTTGTTGGAAAGCAGTCAAATAttggttttttattaaaaataaaaataaaaatcgcaacaataaaagaaaaccggttatccggttaataaCTAGTTTAAAATAACCGGTGGTTGGTAAAAATCGCAACCAACCTACCGGTTGCGATTGCGATTCTTAAAATAGGCATAATCGGGAACTCCGATTGCAGTAGCGATTATGAGCAAATAACCGCTACTGCTACCGCAACCGCTTCTATACCCTTAAATTGGCCCGCATGGACCTTCGCacaacaattattattattattaaatgttttttcaatatatataatatattataaaatcAGTTATTGGTTATCCGATTGATGTTATTTCTAATTATGCGGTTGCCGATTAATAATTGTCCCGCTTATTATACATCCATACACAAGAGAAATGAGTTATACATTTAGCATTGCTCGTAAACTTAGCAACTGCAAAAGTAAATTTGTAAAGagttttgttaattgttataaAGGTTActtatgcattaaaaaaaaaaaaaagaaaagaaaaagaaagtagacGATATTCGAGGTTTATTTATTTCCTCTATCATTACCCACGGGTGAGGAAAATTCAACTTGTAAATTACTAGCAAGAGCATCTCTATTGCTTGAGCCATTTGACGAAGTTGTTGAGATTCTTTGAAGACTGACCACCTTCTGCCATGGTTTTCAATAGGATTTGTTTAAGCTCCAGCGCTCTTGCTCTTATAGATTCATTGCTAAGCAGTTGCTCTACCTTCTTTGTCACTTCGCCCCGGGAAACGAGTACATTTTCAGCCAAGTCAAAACCCAGTCCAACTTTCCACTCATCACAAATATAGCTCTTGTCAAGGAACTGGTCAACGAACTGAGGCCAGCACAAAAAAGGGACGCCATTGGCTATACCTTCCGTGACAGAATTCCAGCCGCAATGGCTAATAAAACAAGCAACGACAGGGTGACCTAAGACCTTTGTTTGCTGCTCAATCCACAATCTAGGTACATGTTCCTTGAGATTCATCTGGAAATGCATTCTTCGCCCTATCGATGTTTCTTTGATCCACCGCCCAAAGGAAAGGCCTATTGATGAGCTTAAGTCCAAGAGCTAGTTCTTGGAATTGGACAGGGTCCAAACTTGCAAAGTTGCTGAAGGAAATATATATGACTGAGCGAGGTGCTTGTTGATCGAGACAGTTGATGCAAGATGGGTCTTCTCGTCGGAATTGTCCAGTTTGGTCGTTTTCGAGCAATGGACCAATGGGCAGGAGCTTAGGAAACAAAGCAACTGATGCAGGCTCAAGCTCATAAGCTGTGTTGCAAAGCCACCAATCTGCCAGTTTGCAAGGTTCCATGGCTCGTGCcatgaaatgaaataaaatcttCTGTTTGCTTGGATCGGATATCGCGGCCCATGGAAGATTTTTCGTTTCGAAAGCAGGAATGCCCGGAGACAGTTGAATCAGCTCTACTTTTTTGGTTGGCAATCCTTTGCAAGgtgaaagaaaaaatcaaggACTGCAGAtgttgtcatatatatatataagctttctGGATAATGAGTGTttctaaactattttttatctcaaaagtttaagctaataattgtgtaaatttaatcaataatttaatattaaaatagtCTTACGTTACGTACGTACCATCACCGTTTAGAATCCCGTCATCAATCAGTCTTGGTAGGCTCATTTGCAAGGCCAAAGCAGCA
Protein-coding regions in this window:
- the LOC133859346 gene encoding UDP-glycosyltransferase 83A1-like, producing the protein MRFSRELAKHGFKITFVNTDYIHKRVVSAMPEEGMRRLMDSNINLVYVPDGLDSYDERKNMGKLTAALLQNMPARVEELIQGINASNGHDDNITCVLADGAMGWAVEVANKMGIRGAIFWCAAAAALALQMSLPRLIDDGILNGDGLPTKKVELIQLSPGIPAFETKNLPWAAISDPSKQKILFHFMARAMEPCKLADWWLCNTAYELEPASVALFPKLLPIGPLLENDQTGQFRREDPSCINCLDQQAPRSVIYISFSNFASLDPVQFQELALGLKLINRPFLWAVDQRNIDRAKNAFPDESQGTCT